Proteins encoded within one genomic window of Heptranchias perlo isolate sHepPer1 unplaced genomic scaffold, sHepPer1.hap1 HAP1_SCAFFOLD_358, whole genome shotgun sequence:
- the LOC137311560 gene encoding zinc finger SWIM domain-containing protein 1-like isoform X1 → MSQATGFRVGAEFSSYSELHREYRRYQKDYAVQLWTRHSRTIEAQRRRAPKRPMNDALKFAEIDYACIHGGKLFKTKGSGKRPIQRTNKMKCPCVIKLRLTADGDKFVVKEMNESHNHTVQQAEQERLPPQRRPDKAVREEAPSVLSLQTNRADAREHLGNVADQVTQREENVPRKDKWSAYKIHRTDLEQMVPALAAVKDGTVVVVVSKANVLQAIYFQDSSMKQTFEKFPEVVLMDATYWWDGLRLPTYLLLVIDGNGESELVCLWFMQNEERETVKQLLRIFKQKNPAAERIRAVMSSGRPCRGEVVSEVLPNSRLLTCLFHTLRTFRGDVTAEKLHVTAGQRNLLLQILHNMCYAASAEEYDLLYHQLLDTNTQRAIDYFHKNWHDKRSQWVEGFKHETESYLTSTINRVEALSQKLRTMVGKFSDSASFVRDLLKAIDSLRTECDYRAVRMFQKAPVVALEASSAASGYFGLLTNFAFCRVQSELEESQWVTFLSVEAEHAQPVSRRRAIAAGQASCQCAFHTSMKLPCRHILAFRQLRGSDLFEPSLCSSRWTREHYLRNHPVFRTSPPPPEASSPVKPAEAPSQRVTVQQERYRQAFKVAQKLSSLAAECPAEEFDDCLAVMTAITNIWARGGQVQVTELNVRSSAPPNESSDVEEMHQN, encoded by the exons ATGTCCCAAGCGACTGGGTTCCGAGTGGGCGCCGAGTTCTCCTCGTACAGCGAGCTCCACCGGGAGTACCGGCGGTACCAGAAGGACTACGCGGTCCAACTGTGGACCAGACACTCGCGGACCATCGAGGCCCAGAGGAGGAGGGCACCCAAACGGCCCATGAACGACGCGCTGAAGTTCGCTGAGATTGACTACGCCTGCATCCACGGCGGCAAGTTATTCAAGACCAAAGGTTCCGGGAAGCGGCCGATCCAGAG AACCAACAAGATGAAGTGCCCCTGTGTTATTAAACTCCGCCTCACCGCTGATGGGGACAAGTTTGTGGTGAAAGAGATGAACGAATCCCATAACCACACAGTACAGCAG GCGGAGCAGGAGCGTCTCCCACCGCAGAGGCGGCCGGACAAAGCAGTGCGGGAGGAAGCCCCCTCCGTTCTCTCGCTGCAGACCAACAGAGCAGATGCCAGGGAGCACCTGGGGAACGTGGCAGACCAGGTGACGCAGCGAGAGGAAAACGTGCCCCGCAAAGACAAATGGAGTGCTTACAAAATCCACCGGACTGACCTGGAGCAGATGGTGCCCGCACTGGCAGCCGTCAAGG ACGGcacagtggtggtggtggtgagcaagGCCAATGTGCTGCAGGCCATCTATTTCCAGGACAGCAGCATGAAGCAGACGTTTGAGAAGTTCCCGGAGGTGGTGCTGATGGACGCCACGTACTGGTGGGACGGCCTGCGGCTGCCCACCTACCTGCTGCTGGTGATCGACGGCAATGGGGAGAGTGAGCTGGTGTGCCTGTGGTTCATGCAGAACGAGGAGCGTGAGACCGTCAAACAGCTGCTGCGCATCTTCAAGCAGAAGAACCCGGCGGCGGAGAGGATCCGGGCGGTGATGAGCAGCGGGAGGCCGTGCCGTGGGGAGGTGGTCTCCGAGGTCCTGCCCAACTCCAGGCTCCTGACCTGCCTCTTCCACACCCTGCGCACCTTCCGAGGGGACGTGACCGCCGAGAAGTTGCATGTGACCGCAGGGCAGCG AAACCTGTTGCTGCAGATCCTCCACAACATGTGTTACGCGGCCTCGGCCGAGGAATATGACCTGTTGTACCATCAGCTCCTCGACACCAACACCCAGCGAGCCATCGACTACTTCCACAAGAACTGGCACGACAAACGCAGCCAGTGGGTGGAGGGCTTCAAGCACGAGACCGAGAGCTACTTGACCAGCACCATCAACCGCGTGGAGGCTCTGAGCCAGAAGCTGAGGACCATGGTCGGGAAGTTCTCGGACTCAGCCTCCTTCGTCCGAGACCTCCTGAAGGCGATCGACTCGCTGCGGACGGAGTGCGACTACCGGGCGGTGCGAATGTTCCAGAAGGCGCCCGTCGTGGCCCTGGAGGCAAGCTCCGCCGCCTCCGGCTACTTTGGCCTGCTCACCAACTTTGCCTTCTGCCGCGTGCAGAGCGAGCTGGAGGAGTCGCAGTGGGTGACCTTCCTCTCGGTGGAGGCCGAGCACGCCCAACCCGTCTCCCGCCGGAGAGCCATCGCCGCGGGCCAAGCCAGCTGCCAGTGCGCCTTCCACACCTCCATGAAGCTGCCCTGCCGCCACATCCTGGCCTTCCGCCAGCTGCGGGGGTCCGACCTCTTCGAGCCCTCGCTCTGCTCCAGCCGCTGGACCCGGGAGCACTACCTGAGGAACCACCCGGTCTTCCGCACCAGCCCCCCACCGCCCGAGGCCAGCTCCCCCGTCAAGCCAGCGGAAGCGCCGAGCCAGCGGGTGACGGTGCAGCAGGAGCGATACCGCCAGGCATTCAAGGTAGCTCAGAAACTGTCCTCGCTCGCTGCCGAGTGTCCCGCCGAGGAGTTTGACGACTGCTTGGCGGTCATGACCGCTATCACCAACATCTGGGCCAGAGGTGGCCAGGTACAAGTCACCGAACTGAACG
- the LOC137311560 gene encoding zinc finger SWIM domain-containing protein 1-like isoform X3: MSQATGFRVGAEFSSYSELHREYRRYQKDYAVQLWTRHSRTIEAQRRRAPKRPMNDALKFAEIDYACIHGGKLFKTKGSGKRPIQRTNKMKCPCVIKLRLTADGDKFVVKEMNESHNHTVQQAEQERLPPQRRPDKAVREEAPSVLSLQTNRADAREHLGNVADQVTQREENVPRKDKWSAYKIHRTDLEQMVPALAAVKDGTVVVVVSKANVLQAIYFQDSSMKQTFEKFPEVVLMDATYWWDGLRLPTYLLLVIDGNGESELVCLWFMQNEERETVKQLLRIFKQKNPAAERIRAVMSSGRPCRGEVVSEVLPNSRLLTCLFHTLRTFRGDVTAEKLHVTAGQRNLLLQILHNMCYAASAEEYDLLYHQLLDTNTQRAIDYFHKNWHDKRSQWVEGFKHETESYLTSTINRVEALSQKLRTMVGKFSDSASFVRDLLKAIDSLRTECDYRAVRMFQKAPVVALEASSAASGYFGLLTNFAFCRVQSELEESQWVTFLSVEAEHAQPVSRRRAIAAGQASCQCAFHTSMKLPCRHILAFRQLRGSDLFEPSLCSSRWTREHYLRNHPVFRTSPPPPEASSPVKPAEAPSQRVTVQQERYRQAFK; this comes from the exons ATGTCCCAAGCGACTGGGTTCCGAGTGGGCGCCGAGTTCTCCTCGTACAGCGAGCTCCACCGGGAGTACCGGCGGTACCAGAAGGACTACGCGGTCCAACTGTGGACCAGACACTCGCGGACCATCGAGGCCCAGAGGAGGAGGGCACCCAAACGGCCCATGAACGACGCGCTGAAGTTCGCTGAGATTGACTACGCCTGCATCCACGGCGGCAAGTTATTCAAGACCAAAGGTTCCGGGAAGCGGCCGATCCAGAG AACCAACAAGATGAAGTGCCCCTGTGTTATTAAACTCCGCCTCACCGCTGATGGGGACAAGTTTGTGGTGAAAGAGATGAACGAATCCCATAACCACACAGTACAGCAG GCGGAGCAGGAGCGTCTCCCACCGCAGAGGCGGCCGGACAAAGCAGTGCGGGAGGAAGCCCCCTCCGTTCTCTCGCTGCAGACCAACAGAGCAGATGCCAGGGAGCACCTGGGGAACGTGGCAGACCAGGTGACGCAGCGAGAGGAAAACGTGCCCCGCAAAGACAAATGGAGTGCTTACAAAATCCACCGGACTGACCTGGAGCAGATGGTGCCCGCACTGGCAGCCGTCAAGG ACGGcacagtggtggtggtggtgagcaagGCCAATGTGCTGCAGGCCATCTATTTCCAGGACAGCAGCATGAAGCAGACGTTTGAGAAGTTCCCGGAGGTGGTGCTGATGGACGCCACGTACTGGTGGGACGGCCTGCGGCTGCCCACCTACCTGCTGCTGGTGATCGACGGCAATGGGGAGAGTGAGCTGGTGTGCCTGTGGTTCATGCAGAACGAGGAGCGTGAGACCGTCAAACAGCTGCTGCGCATCTTCAAGCAGAAGAACCCGGCGGCGGAGAGGATCCGGGCGGTGATGAGCAGCGGGAGGCCGTGCCGTGGGGAGGTGGTCTCCGAGGTCCTGCCCAACTCCAGGCTCCTGACCTGCCTCTTCCACACCCTGCGCACCTTCCGAGGGGACGTGACCGCCGAGAAGTTGCATGTGACCGCAGGGCAGCG AAACCTGTTGCTGCAGATCCTCCACAACATGTGTTACGCGGCCTCGGCCGAGGAATATGACCTGTTGTACCATCAGCTCCTCGACACCAACACCCAGCGAGCCATCGACTACTTCCACAAGAACTGGCACGACAAACGCAGCCAGTGGGTGGAGGGCTTCAAGCACGAGACCGAGAGCTACTTGACCAGCACCATCAACCGCGTGGAGGCTCTGAGCCAGAAGCTGAGGACCATGGTCGGGAAGTTCTCGGACTCAGCCTCCTTCGTCCGAGACCTCCTGAAGGCGATCGACTCGCTGCGGACGGAGTGCGACTACCGGGCGGTGCGAATGTTCCAGAAGGCGCCCGTCGTGGCCCTGGAGGCAAGCTCCGCCGCCTCCGGCTACTTTGGCCTGCTCACCAACTTTGCCTTCTGCCGCGTGCAGAGCGAGCTGGAGGAGTCGCAGTGGGTGACCTTCCTCTCGGTGGAGGCCGAGCACGCCCAACCCGTCTCCCGCCGGAGAGCCATCGCCGCGGGCCAAGCCAGCTGCCAGTGCGCCTTCCACACCTCCATGAAGCTGCCCTGCCGCCACATCCTGGCCTTCCGCCAGCTGCGGGGGTCCGACCTCTTCGAGCCCTCGCTCTGCTCCAGCCGCTGGACCCGGGAGCACTACCTGAGGAACCACCCGGTCTTCCGCACCAGCCCCCCACCGCCCGAGGCCAGCTCCCCCGTCAAGCCAGCGGAAGCGCCGAGCCAGCGGGTGACGGTGCAGCAGGAGCGATACCGCCAGGCATTCAAG
- the LOC137311560 gene encoding zinc finger SWIM domain-containing protein 1-like isoform X2, which produces MSQATGFRVGAEFSSYSELHREYRRYQKDYAVQLWTRHSRTIEAQRRRAPKRPMNDALKFAEIDYACIHGGKLFKTKGSGKRPIQRTNKMKCPCVIKLRLTADGDKFVVKEMNESHNHTVQQAEQERLPPQRRPDKAVREEAPSVLSLQTNRADAREHLGNVADQVTQREENVPRKDKWSAYKIHRTDLEQMVPALAAVKDGTVVVVVSKANVLQAIYFQDSSMKQTFEKFPEVVLMDATYWWDGLRLPTYLLLVIDGNGESELVCLWFMQNEERETVKQLLRIFKQKNPAAERIRAVMSSGRPCRGEVVSEVLPNSRLLTCLFHTLRTFRGDVTAEKLHVTAGQRNLLLQILHNMCYAASAEEYDLLYHQLLDTNTQRAIDYFHKNWHDKRSQWVEGFKHETESYLTSTINRVEALSQKLRTMVGKFSDSASFVRDLLKAIDSLRTECDYRAVRMFQKAPVVALEASSAASGYFGLLTNFAFCRVQSELEESQWVTFLSVEAEHAQPVSRRRAIAAGQASCQCAFHTSMKLPCRHILAFRQLRGSDLFEPSLCSSRWTREHYLRNHPVFRTSPPPPEASSPVKPAEAPSQRVTVQQERYRQAFKVAQKLSSLAAECPAEEFDDCLAVMTAITNIWARGGQ; this is translated from the exons ATGTCCCAAGCGACTGGGTTCCGAGTGGGCGCCGAGTTCTCCTCGTACAGCGAGCTCCACCGGGAGTACCGGCGGTACCAGAAGGACTACGCGGTCCAACTGTGGACCAGACACTCGCGGACCATCGAGGCCCAGAGGAGGAGGGCACCCAAACGGCCCATGAACGACGCGCTGAAGTTCGCTGAGATTGACTACGCCTGCATCCACGGCGGCAAGTTATTCAAGACCAAAGGTTCCGGGAAGCGGCCGATCCAGAG AACCAACAAGATGAAGTGCCCCTGTGTTATTAAACTCCGCCTCACCGCTGATGGGGACAAGTTTGTGGTGAAAGAGATGAACGAATCCCATAACCACACAGTACAGCAG GCGGAGCAGGAGCGTCTCCCACCGCAGAGGCGGCCGGACAAAGCAGTGCGGGAGGAAGCCCCCTCCGTTCTCTCGCTGCAGACCAACAGAGCAGATGCCAGGGAGCACCTGGGGAACGTGGCAGACCAGGTGACGCAGCGAGAGGAAAACGTGCCCCGCAAAGACAAATGGAGTGCTTACAAAATCCACCGGACTGACCTGGAGCAGATGGTGCCCGCACTGGCAGCCGTCAAGG ACGGcacagtggtggtggtggtgagcaagGCCAATGTGCTGCAGGCCATCTATTTCCAGGACAGCAGCATGAAGCAGACGTTTGAGAAGTTCCCGGAGGTGGTGCTGATGGACGCCACGTACTGGTGGGACGGCCTGCGGCTGCCCACCTACCTGCTGCTGGTGATCGACGGCAATGGGGAGAGTGAGCTGGTGTGCCTGTGGTTCATGCAGAACGAGGAGCGTGAGACCGTCAAACAGCTGCTGCGCATCTTCAAGCAGAAGAACCCGGCGGCGGAGAGGATCCGGGCGGTGATGAGCAGCGGGAGGCCGTGCCGTGGGGAGGTGGTCTCCGAGGTCCTGCCCAACTCCAGGCTCCTGACCTGCCTCTTCCACACCCTGCGCACCTTCCGAGGGGACGTGACCGCCGAGAAGTTGCATGTGACCGCAGGGCAGCG AAACCTGTTGCTGCAGATCCTCCACAACATGTGTTACGCGGCCTCGGCCGAGGAATATGACCTGTTGTACCATCAGCTCCTCGACACCAACACCCAGCGAGCCATCGACTACTTCCACAAGAACTGGCACGACAAACGCAGCCAGTGGGTGGAGGGCTTCAAGCACGAGACCGAGAGCTACTTGACCAGCACCATCAACCGCGTGGAGGCTCTGAGCCAGAAGCTGAGGACCATGGTCGGGAAGTTCTCGGACTCAGCCTCCTTCGTCCGAGACCTCCTGAAGGCGATCGACTCGCTGCGGACGGAGTGCGACTACCGGGCGGTGCGAATGTTCCAGAAGGCGCCCGTCGTGGCCCTGGAGGCAAGCTCCGCCGCCTCCGGCTACTTTGGCCTGCTCACCAACTTTGCCTTCTGCCGCGTGCAGAGCGAGCTGGAGGAGTCGCAGTGGGTGACCTTCCTCTCGGTGGAGGCCGAGCACGCCCAACCCGTCTCCCGCCGGAGAGCCATCGCCGCGGGCCAAGCCAGCTGCCAGTGCGCCTTCCACACCTCCATGAAGCTGCCCTGCCGCCACATCCTGGCCTTCCGCCAGCTGCGGGGGTCCGACCTCTTCGAGCCCTCGCTCTGCTCCAGCCGCTGGACCCGGGAGCACTACCTGAGGAACCACCCGGTCTTCCGCACCAGCCCCCCACCGCCCGAGGCCAGCTCCCCCGTCAAGCCAGCGGAAGCGCCGAGCCAGCGGGTGACGGTGCAGCAGGAGCGATACCGCCAGGCATTCAAGGTAGCTCAGAAACTGTCCTCGCTCGCTGCCGAGTGTCCCGCCGAGGAGTTTGACGACTGCTTGGCGGTCATGACCGCTATCACCAACATCTGGGCCAGAGGTGGCCAG